In one window of Skermanella rosea DNA:
- a CDS encoding FG-GAP-like repeat-containing protein, with protein sequence MDVRSTLFRRPPTMLQAIVFVLGLVAAIAGPGSARAASYQPADGFGTIDATFSVSPNGSGVYAMPIEVPPGTNGVEPSLTLRYDSQAPDGLLGVGFSLDGLSQITRCAANRAVDGYDGAVNIDSNDRFCLDGQRLIKVSGDGEYGAAGSVYQTQTQTWTRVTATGTCGTGPCSFTAVTRQGWTMSFGTTADSALPLSGRSEKYSWQVATIADLNGNAIDFFYTLNQNTNQSYPDRIEYTRNDAAGQQAQRKIVFAYQNRSSWPNKYKAGLLFKTDKTLTTITTEVSGATVLTYTLTYGAGTTGRPIVSTVRKCSGSGDCLPATAFSWSNSPNQVASANNRADGQLNSNAFCAGSGGRWSWSDFNGDGMLDATCVDASGAQYALVSDGSYLKTPNSQASGLLTSVKWCTGSQDTSVWPDFNGDQLADSACITADGSISVLKSDGKYLSTVNNQATGLVRSQWCPASSCRAMVGNFDNDGRADFLCSCDSGTQMAMISDGKSVSTPNGNANGTVLTGWCANSASHRLTADFNDDGKADLICAAPGGNISVQVANSTSTALKSPNNDASGAVVSGWCGGSGQSLSTVDFNRDGNDDLYCRGTDGSHRILLSTAVTVKPPAGASADGLLLTGWCAGSTASVSWNDFNGDGLPDLLCSDQSGTQSVKVSTGTQLKDATNSSGGVVATGTCSGSGSTGGLGDFNGDGYADLLCRRDSGIDSAMVRKAPFNDLVTGVTNGLGGGVDITYSPITDPSVYTRTAVTAYPDLTVESPLYVVKTYTRRDGQGWSTTYRNEYTNLMTDLDQGQWLGFETLTVIEEATGRRMTNRMAQEFPQQGFVTQTDGYDGSGALFQTTVHSPVTIEPYPGVYQVLNRKTVRTFFQDGGVAYTTEDDYEYDGYGNLVLHASLGDPTRAEQAVYDCSTFENDPVAWRLGYLTATKITGSESSCRDFLATGEPAWTAGADLSLARIAYDARYNVTSQADWDDVNAVWVTSAMTYDGFGNVITTTDPAGNTTTITYDADYQTFPATSTSPPTANAGPLVTATAYDAAFGVQTSLTDPNGRVFSVVLDSLGRQVKSYGPDGSGASSNPVQLSAVSYGQDGDGIYTETRRRRDWSNGDTATWAWQRDYIDGLNRPTQTVQGGETTDTSIVTGTQYDTSGRPYKVSPPRFQNAAPSWAEVGYDSLNRPILEILPDGTRTESTYDQGGLLVTVTVAAGTPDARTSRATLDTRSNLLKQVDPNQAVTTSSYDPIGRMTSTTGPVGNVTRNSYDSLGHLIAQADADAGSQTWSYDNAGRMVGSVDGSGNRTTLAYDSLGRITSRAVASADGGSMLTTTLDYDQSASTNGKGRLTTVTRPDSVETFGYSDYGLVGTEVLTLAGSTFSLATSYDPLGQPIDLTHPDGSVTRNTYDILQRISSVAFRDVGETAFTTYGSYPGYTALNQPTSISYNNGLTTNNAFYPYETGMGRLQSFSLASGAATDAFSADFTWNAFGQLTQVARKRDGATTGSTGYTYEDTGWLSQAAGSSGTFAFSYDLAGNIALKDGVTYARTPNTNRLASASNGLTAAFDGGGAMTARVLDKQAWCYRYDPEANLATVLSGRTDGTADGACGDTSGYSTVAQASYDASGRRLVRTDPDGTVNVYVSTDFEELRRGGQVYQTRYLTGPEGRFAALTRQVTPAGETAAASAGGGYPTPGTYFTFGDQVDSTFLVTDAAGTEVAQVGYRPFGTIDPSVTSGADNFRFKFGGKELDENTDLYYFLARYYSDELGQFTKPDPARQFSSPYLYAANDPQSLTDPDGEFVQMVVLAVGVAAGAYFGGSAADHSYNPADWNWHSAKTYEGLFAGAVIGAAGAEVGAAFAEAGVAPAILGGMLLGGTENAAYAGIANETPEGIAMAALTGAVLGGVTEGVFAGGGAMMAEAGSRMAGRGYSRLESAADVDAPEGGGWEGRGPCASFSAGTLVATTEGTVPVEQVRPGTYVLSRGVEGEPAEPRLVLRTYERMADDAVRLKAGGTLIRTTAQHPFWVEGRGWTPAGALAAGDIVATLDAGGVAVERVETVSGPEPVYNFAVSGTQSYFVSGLKLWAHNAPAKSCAVAGKPKAYKAAGKAKQGTGAPAANSNVRGLTLEALPAPKAKSYFNVKTSMKEKLYYDHVLSVSKSGYGEAAEHMRHYIEVQKGVPVWSVERTGAKVRRKFALKGIPTKPKLDRDEIPMAMFQQGGGNGSYLSSVRHIDFSSNRSLGSAIGQALKGLPNQTRVLIRMVAYRRRRSAAGVPRRPRVRYRDAGFRPVRRAAGS encoded by the coding sequence ATGGATGTCCGTTCCACGCTCTTCCGTCGTCCGCCGACGATGCTCCAGGCGATCGTCTTCGTCCTGGGCCTCGTGGCCGCCATCGCAGGTCCGGGTTCCGCCCGGGCGGCGTCCTACCAGCCAGCCGACGGTTTCGGCACCATCGACGCCACCTTCTCGGTCAGCCCCAACGGATCGGGCGTCTATGCGATGCCCATCGAGGTGCCGCCCGGGACCAACGGCGTGGAGCCCAGCCTGACCCTGCGCTACGACAGCCAGGCGCCGGACGGGTTGCTCGGCGTGGGGTTCTCGCTCGACGGGCTTTCCCAGATCACCCGGTGCGCGGCCAACAGGGCCGTGGACGGCTATGACGGTGCCGTCAACATCGACTCGAACGACCGGTTCTGCCTTGACGGCCAGAGGCTGATCAAGGTTTCGGGCGACGGCGAATATGGTGCCGCCGGTTCGGTCTACCAGACCCAGACGCAGACCTGGACCCGGGTGACCGCCACCGGCACCTGCGGGACCGGACCCTGCTCGTTCACGGCGGTGACCCGGCAGGGCTGGACCATGAGCTTCGGGACGACGGCGGATTCGGCCCTTCCGCTGTCGGGCAGGTCGGAGAAGTATTCCTGGCAGGTCGCGACGATCGCCGATCTCAACGGCAACGCCATCGACTTCTTCTACACGCTCAATCAGAACACGAACCAGAGCTATCCCGACCGGATCGAATACACGAGGAACGACGCCGCCGGTCAGCAGGCCCAGCGCAAGATCGTCTTCGCCTATCAGAACCGGTCCAGTTGGCCGAACAAGTACAAGGCAGGATTGCTGTTCAAGACGGATAAGACCCTGACGACCATAACGACTGAAGTGTCCGGCGCCACCGTCCTGACCTACACCCTGACCTATGGCGCCGGAACGACGGGACGGCCGATCGTCTCGACGGTCCGGAAATGCTCCGGGTCGGGGGATTGCCTGCCGGCGACCGCGTTCTCCTGGTCGAACTCTCCCAACCAGGTGGCGTCGGCGAACAACCGCGCCGATGGGCAGCTGAACTCGAACGCGTTCTGCGCGGGCAGCGGCGGCCGGTGGTCCTGGTCGGACTTCAACGGCGACGGCATGCTCGACGCGACCTGCGTCGATGCTTCGGGCGCCCAGTACGCGCTCGTTTCCGACGGCAGCTATTTGAAGACCCCGAACAGTCAGGCCAGCGGGCTGCTCACGTCGGTCAAGTGGTGTACCGGGTCGCAGGACACCAGCGTCTGGCCGGATTTCAACGGCGACCAACTGGCGGACTCCGCCTGCATCACCGCCGACGGTTCGATCAGCGTGCTCAAATCGGACGGCAAGTACCTGTCCACGGTCAACAACCAGGCCACCGGGCTGGTCCGGTCGCAATGGTGCCCGGCCTCGTCCTGCCGGGCGATGGTCGGCAACTTCGACAATGACGGGCGCGCCGATTTCCTGTGCAGTTGCGACAGCGGCACCCAGATGGCGATGATCAGCGACGGGAAATCGGTCTCGACGCCGAACGGCAATGCCAACGGCACCGTCCTGACCGGCTGGTGCGCCAATTCGGCATCGCACCGGCTCACCGCCGATTTCAACGATGACGGCAAGGCCGACCTGATCTGCGCGGCGCCGGGCGGGAACATCTCGGTCCAGGTCGCCAACTCGACTTCCACCGCGTTGAAGAGCCCCAACAACGATGCCTCGGGAGCCGTGGTGTCGGGCTGGTGCGGCGGATCGGGACAGTCGCTGTCCACCGTGGATTTCAACCGGGACGGCAACGACGACCTCTATTGCCGGGGCACCGACGGCAGCCACAGGATACTGCTCTCCACCGCGGTCACCGTGAAGCCTCCGGCGGGTGCGTCGGCCGACGGGCTGCTGCTGACCGGCTGGTGCGCCGGCAGCACCGCGTCTGTAAGCTGGAACGATTTCAACGGCGACGGGCTGCCCGATCTGCTGTGCAGCGACCAGAGCGGCACGCAGTCGGTGAAGGTCTCCACCGGAACCCAGCTCAAGGACGCCACCAACTCTTCCGGGGGAGTGGTCGCCACCGGCACCTGCTCGGGCAGCGGATCGACGGGCGGGCTGGGCGACTTCAACGGCGACGGCTATGCCGACCTGCTCTGCCGCCGGGACAGCGGCATCGACTCGGCCATGGTGCGGAAGGCCCCGTTCAACGATCTGGTCACGGGGGTCACCAACGGCCTCGGCGGCGGCGTGGATATCACCTATAGTCCGATCACGGACCCGAGCGTCTATACCCGCACCGCCGTGACCGCCTACCCGGACCTCACCGTCGAGAGCCCGCTTTACGTCGTCAAGACCTATACGCGCCGCGACGGCCAGGGGTGGTCGACGACCTACCGGAACGAATACACCAACCTGATGACCGACCTCGACCAGGGCCAGTGGCTTGGGTTCGAGACGCTCACGGTCATCGAGGAGGCCACCGGCCGCAGGATGACGAACCGGATGGCGCAGGAGTTTCCGCAGCAGGGCTTCGTAACGCAGACCGACGGATACGATGGATCGGGCGCGCTGTTCCAGACCACCGTACATTCCCCGGTCACGATCGAGCCCTATCCCGGCGTCTATCAGGTGCTGAACCGGAAGACCGTCCGCACCTTCTTCCAGGATGGCGGCGTGGCCTACACGACCGAGGACGACTACGAATACGACGGCTACGGCAACCTGGTCCTTCATGCCAGCCTCGGGGACCCGACGAGGGCGGAACAGGCGGTCTACGACTGCTCGACCTTCGAGAACGATCCCGTCGCGTGGCGGCTCGGATACCTGACCGCGACCAAGATCACCGGAAGCGAAAGCTCCTGCCGCGATTTCCTGGCGACGGGCGAACCCGCCTGGACCGCCGGGGCCGACCTGAGCCTCGCGCGGATCGCCTACGACGCCCGCTACAACGTGACATCCCAGGCCGACTGGGACGATGTCAACGCCGTCTGGGTCACCTCGGCGATGACCTATGACGGCTTCGGCAACGTGATCACCACGACGGACCCGGCGGGCAACACGACCACGATCACGTACGACGCCGATTACCAGACCTTCCCCGCGACCAGCACGTCTCCCCCGACCGCCAATGCCGGGCCGCTCGTCACGGCGACGGCCTACGATGCCGCGTTCGGTGTCCAGACCTCCCTGACCGACCCCAACGGCAGGGTCTTCTCGGTCGTGCTGGACAGCTTGGGACGGCAGGTGAAGTCCTATGGTCCCGACGGGAGCGGCGCCAGCTCCAATCCGGTGCAATTGTCGGCGGTGTCCTACGGCCAGGACGGTGACGGCATCTACACCGAGACGCGGCGGCGGCGCGACTGGTCCAACGGCGACACCGCCACCTGGGCGTGGCAGCGCGACTATATCGACGGGTTGAACCGGCCCACGCAGACCGTCCAGGGAGGCGAGACCACCGACACGTCGATCGTCACCGGCACGCAGTACGACACCTCCGGCCGTCCGTACAAGGTGTCGCCGCCGCGTTTCCAGAACGCCGCTCCCAGTTGGGCGGAGGTCGGGTACGACAGCCTGAACCGGCCGATCCTGGAGATCCTGCCCGACGGGACCCGGACGGAATCCACCTACGACCAGGGCGGGCTTCTGGTGACCGTCACGGTCGCCGCCGGCACGCCGGATGCCCGCACGAGCCGGGCGACGCTCGACACGCGCAGCAACCTCCTGAAGCAGGTGGACCCCAACCAGGCGGTCACGACCAGCAGCTACGACCCGATCGGGCGCATGACCTCCACCACCGGGCCGGTCGGGAACGTGACTCGGAACAGCTATGACTCGCTCGGCCACCTGATCGCCCAGGCCGACGCCGATGCCGGCTCGCAGACCTGGAGTTATGACAACGCCGGCCGGATGGTCGGCTCGGTCGATGGCTCGGGCAACAGGACGACGCTGGCATACGACAGCCTCGGCCGGATCACGTCGCGGGCCGTGGCATCTGCCGATGGCGGCAGCATGCTGACCACCACGCTGGATTACGATCAGTCCGCGTCCACCAACGGCAAGGGACGGCTGACGACCGTGACCCGCCCGGACTCGGTCGAGACGTTCGGCTACTCGGATTACGGCCTCGTCGGTACGGAAGTCCTGACCCTCGCGGGCTCGACCTTTTCCCTGGCGACCAGCTATGATCCGCTCGGCCAGCCGATCGACTTGACGCACCCCGACGGATCGGTGACCCGCAACACCTACGATATCCTTCAGCGGATTTCTTCCGTGGCTTTCCGGGATGTCGGGGAGACCGCGTTCACCACTTATGGAAGCTATCCCGGCTACACCGCCCTGAACCAGCCGACGTCGATCTCCTATAACAACGGCCTGACGACGAACAACGCCTTCTATCCCTATGAAACGGGGATGGGCAGGCTCCAGAGCTTTTCGCTGGCGTCCGGCGCCGCGACGGACGCCTTCTCCGCCGACTTCACCTGGAACGCGTTCGGCCAGCTCACGCAGGTCGCCCGGAAGCGCGACGGTGCCACGACCGGGAGCACCGGCTATACCTACGAAGACACCGGCTGGCTCAGCCAGGCGGCGGGCTCCAGCGGCACCTTCGCCTTCTCCTACGACCTCGCGGGCAATATCGCGTTGAAGGACGGCGTGACCTATGCCCGGACGCCGAACACCAACCGGCTCGCCTCCGCCAGCAACGGGCTGACGGCCGCGTTCGACGGCGGCGGGGCCATGACGGCGCGCGTCCTCGACAAGCAGGCCTGGTGCTACCGGTACGATCCCGAGGCGAACCTGGCGACGGTCCTCAGCGGCCGGACCGACGGCACTGCGGACGGCGCCTGCGGCGATACCTCCGGCTATTCGACGGTCGCGCAGGCGTCCTACGACGCGAGCGGGCGCCGCTTGGTCAGGACCGATCCGGATGGGACGGTGAACGTCTACGTCTCCACCGATTTCGAGGAGCTGCGCCGGGGCGGGCAGGTCTACCAGACCCGCTATCTGACCGGCCCGGAAGGCCGCTTCGCCGCCCTTACCCGGCAGGTCACGCCTGCGGGAGAGACCGCCGCGGCATCGGCCGGCGGTGGCTATCCGACGCCCGGCACCTACTTCACCTTCGGGGACCAGGTGGACAGCACCTTCCTGGTGACCGATGCCGCCGGCACCGAGGTCGCGCAGGTCGGCTACCGGCCTTTCGGGACGATCGACCCGTCCGTCACCTCGGGGGCCGATAACTTCCGCTTCAAGTTCGGCGGGAAGGAGCTGGACGAGAACACCGACCTCTATTACTTCCTCGCGCGTTACTACAGTGACGAGCTGGGGCAGTTCACCAAGCCCGATCCGGCTCGGCAGTTCTCCAGTCCCTACCTGTACGCCGCCAACGATCCGCAGTCGCTGACCGATCCCGACGGGGAGTTCGTCCAGATGGTCGTTCTGGCGGTCGGAGTGGCGGCGGGAGCCTATTTCGGCGGCTCGGCGGCCGACCACAGCTACAATCCGGCGGACTGGAACTGGCACAGTGCCAAGACTTACGAGGGCCTGTTCGCTGGCGCCGTGATCGGGGCGGCCGGGGCCGAGGTCGGCGCCGCGTTCGCGGAGGCCGGGGTGGCTCCCGCGATCCTGGGCGGCATGCTGCTGGGCGGCACCGAGAACGCGGCATACGCGGGGATCGCCAACGAAACGCCGGAGGGCATCGCCATGGCGGCCTTGACCGGCGCCGTCCTGGGCGGCGTGACCGAGGGGGTGTTCGCCGGCGGCGGCGCGATGATGGCGGAGGCCGGCAGCCGGATGGCCGGCCGAGGTTACTCCAGGCTCGAGAGCGCCGCCGACGTCGATGCTCCGGAGGGAGGCGGCTGGGAGGGGCGGGGGCCGTGCGCCAGCTTCTCCGCGGGAACGCTGGTCGCCACCACCGAGGGGACCGTGCCGGTCGAGCAGGTGCGGCCGGGCACTTACGTGCTGTCCCGGGGCGTCGAGGGGGAGCCGGCCGAGCCCAGGCTCGTCCTGCGCACCTATGAGCGCATGGCTGACGATGCCGTCCGGCTGAAGGCCGGAGGCACCCTGATCCGCACCACCGCCCAGCATCCGTTCTGGGTGGAGGGCAGGGGCTGGACACCGGCGGGCGCGCTCGCGGCTGGCGACATCGTGGCGACGCTGGATGCCGGAGGGGTGGCGGTCGAGCGGGTCGAGACGGTCTCCGGACCGGAACCCGTCTACAATTTCGCCGTCAGCGGCACCCAGTCGTACTTCGTCTCCGGCTTGAAGCTCTGGGCGCACAACGCACCGGCGAAATCCTGCGCCGTGGCCGGTAAGCCGAAGGCCTACAAGGCGGCTGGCAAGGCCAAGCAGGGGACCGGTGCCCCGGCGGCGAACAGCAACGTCCGGGGCTTGACCCTGGAGGCGCTGCCGGCGCCCAAGGCGAAGAGCTACTTCAACGTCAAGACGAGCATGAAGGAGAAGCTGTACTACGACCACGTCTTGTCGGTGAGCAAGTCCGGCTACGGCGAGGCGGCCGAGCACATGAGGCACTATATCGAGGTCCAGAAAGGCGTTCCGGTCTGGTCCGTCGAGCGCACCGGCGCGAAGGTCAGGAGGAAGTTCGCGCTCAAGGGCATTCCGACGAAACCCAAGCTCGACCGGGACGAGATCCCGATGGCGATGTTTCAGCAGGGCGGCGGAAACGGCAGCTATCTCAGCTCGGTCCGGCACATCGATTTCAGCTCGAACAGGTCCCTGGGGTCCGCGATCGGCCAAGCCTTGAAGGGCTTGCCGAACCAGACTCGTGTCCTGATCCGGATGGTCGCCTACCGGCGCCGCCGCTCCGCGGCCGGGGTGCCGCGACGCCCGCGCGTCCGGTACCGCGATGCCGGGTTCCGGCCCGTACGCCGGGCGGCGGGATCATGA
- a CDS encoding HAD hydrolase-like protein, with amino-acid sequence MKYRLAIFDFDGTLADSLPWFRSVFSQVAERYRLRAPDAAEFETLRGLGNREILRHLEVPVWKLPLIARHMKGLMAADIESIPLFDGVPEMLRGLNAAGVGLAVVSSNSEANVRRVLGPDNAALIGHYGCGASIFGKGTRFKAALRQGGVAPGQAICIGDEVRDAEAARARGIPFAAVAWGYATPAVLADQAPLVLFERVGEIVPALVRRSGGPAG; translated from the coding sequence ATGAAGTACCGCCTCGCCATCTTCGACTTCGATGGAACCCTCGCCGACTCCCTTCCCTGGTTCCGGTCCGTCTTCAGCCAGGTGGCGGAGCGCTACCGGCTGAGGGCGCCGGATGCGGCGGAGTTCGAGACCTTGCGGGGACTGGGCAACCGGGAGATCCTGCGGCACCTGGAAGTTCCGGTCTGGAAGCTCCCCCTGATCGCCAGGCATATGAAGGGGCTGATGGCGGCGGATATCGAGAGCATCCCGCTGTTCGACGGCGTGCCGGAGATGCTGCGCGGCCTGAATGCTGCGGGCGTCGGGCTGGCGGTCGTCAGCTCCAACTCGGAAGCCAATGTCAGGCGGGTGCTGGGGCCTGACAACGCCGCGCTGATCGGCCATTACGGCTGCGGCGCGTCGATCTTCGGGAAGGGGACCCGGTTCAAGGCGGCGCTCCGGCAGGGCGGCGTGGCGCCGGGACAGGCGATCTGCATCGGCGACGAGGTCCGCGACGCCGAAGCCGCCCGCGCCCGGGGCATCCCGTTCGCCGCGGTGGCCTGGGGCTACGCCACGCCCGCGGTGCTGGCCGACCAGGCGCCGCTGGTGCTTTTCGAGCGGGTCGGCGAGATCGTGCCGGCCCTGGTCAGGCGGAGCGGCGGGCCTGCCGGCTGA